AGCAAAAGATAGAATTGAAAAGTAGGGGACCTTTTATGTTACAATTAAATATCTTTATCTTGTTAATcataaaactttttgttgaaTCAAGTCATAATCATTCATAACTTAATGGAAAACCAGCTATAATTCTTCAATggacgtatatatatataccttttttcatattctttatGTTTATATCATTGAACTCGAATACTTTAAAAATTAACAACACAACTTGAATGAATTAACGTCGATTTTATCCTAGCTAGCAAGCATACAGAGATAATGTTGTTTATGTAACAATCATATATATCCTTTTATCGACATTCCTATACATATTGGGACGTGTAGAGCATCATATGAAAAAGGAGAGGCATTGCAATGTCTTGAttcttgaaaatgaaaaagaattttgaagtgatataaagtaaatataattGAAAAGGGATGGGTAGATAGCTTTAAAATTAAGCTTTCATTTGGGATACTTTTTGGTACATTGAGACATTTCGTAGCCTAAGGAGATTTCACACTCATATGGGCCAATGAAGAAACATGCATCTAATAAATTAACAAGATTTTAATCGATCATTAATTAAGCACACAATCAAATGATAATGAATTAATGATGGTAATGGCTAgagataaacaaaaaaataccgAATCCTAgagataaacaaaaaaaaataccgAATCCCAATTTCAGTATCGAAAAGTGGTACCAAATCCTAGCTATTAGGAAGGTATTGCGAAATTCCGTAGTTTTCGGGAATTTCCGATCCTGTACTGAGATCGTTTTTAACTGGGACCCGGATCAGTACCACATTTCGGTCATTTTCGCTTTCAGGACTGATAACGTCGATACGGGAAAGCTACAGGAGGGTAATATGTCTAGGTTACAAATGCATTATATATAGGTGCAGATGCATGATAATTAATATGAGCCTTAGTCATTTTACTCTTGGACATGCGATTAGATATGTAAAATGAGGGTATGGCATGGTATTTTAAATGTAGCTCGATCGAGAGCTACACTCGATCGTCCAACATATATAGTGCTTTTTTTCCAGCAATTTCCAACGTAATTAGCAACGATCGAATATCATAAGGACTGTTCTATCTCGATTCGGTGTAATGGTAATATTGGGTTGGGCGGAAGCCAGTGAGCTAATTAAACagcctaatttttattttattattattttttttttttttttcttttgaacggTAGCCTACTTTTCTCTTAATCGGAATATGTTTTTGGCAATGAAGATAATACAGCAATATTGtcaagtgattttttttttaacaagaagTTAGTGGTTAGTATTCGAGACAACATGGTGAAATTTTGATAACATGGATTCGTTCACGGTTAAAGAAATTCGTGTGCACATTGAGTCATTGAAGATGCTATTCCCTTCAGTCGAAACTTTATATATTACTTCCTGGAAATGATTAATTTGCGTCAAGAAAGTTAATATTCATGTTATGGGGATTGTTACTTGATCGACTTTtagtcttcaatttttttttttttcaactgtGTGTTTATATAAGTTAGTGTACGTTGCTTTAGTTGTTATTTGAAGTTGTCTTTCCCCTAGTAATAATATGATTTTCCTTGGTTTAAATATCTACTTTAACCGAATAACTTTCTTTAGtttgtattaataaaaaatagtcGCGGTCTGTTTTATATATTTCGGTACCCGTCACctcttattaaatttatatgtataccaAAACATTACTTACTGACAGAGTATCAACACGGGAGTTTGAAACATGCAAAAGAACTCCTAAAAGTGACATGCCACtttaagaagaaaccaaatctAGACAAATCTTAAAAAACTAGATACAAGCATATGATAAAATAGCATCTAATTAATCGATGATCACCGATCTTGGAAGATTCCATGCGACCCGCATCTTATCAACTCGAGCATTTTGTTTGAACTTTATGGTCAATAACTTCAGTCTAACAATGTTAATAATCACTTCTACCGGTTGTTGAAATAACCTCTTAGGTCGcgtttatttcacaaaatttgatggaatctgatgaaattgaaattgaattctATTTCATAGTGTGTTTGTTTGTCCAAACAAGGAGGAATCTCATTTTGTAGGAATGTAAagattccatcatttgatggaatctccatccCTTGGGGATGGATTCCTTCcgtcacttgaattctcaaaaaacattccgtcaaattccattccttcagatttTAATTCCTTCGAAatatttcattccttccaaaaatattatgtgaaccaaacgcgcccttacTCTTTGTCTTTAATAATCTTGTGTTTCGTTCCTGTCATATGAAATCAGGGGTAGCGGCCAAGCTTAGCTTGGTGACATATTGTTCAACCGATCTCTTCTTTGCTGTAGGAATAATACTAGAAACAATATCCTTTCAAACCGTAGTGGAGATGTGAATATCAGCCCTCGAACAAATGCTTGCCCAAACGTGTGATGAGTAAGCACATTGCAAAAAGAgataatcatgaaaatcagcCTGCAACTTACAAGATGTGGTTACCAAAAGACCTGTGAAACCAGAAATACTCGTAACATCCTAAGATCAAAACATGTCTTGAGTTTTGAGTTTTTGCTTCAAAATAGTCGTATCtatttcaattatatataagtttattattcctattaaattgaattttttagattgttaattgagatttgacgttgattccaattttttaaaattattcatAAAAATATCTTTGTGATTTTAGTCttagttgtcgactcgtaacttttgactcgactcgaaaacctgaatttttgactcgtgactcggaacgTGAGTCGACTCATAAGACTCAGGACATTTTTAAGTACTACATAATAtagttaagttatatatatgtaacgtCTGtagaattatattaaattcGTTATCTTAATAAGTTTACCAAGATATTACTTATTCAATAGTTTTTgagttataaacttacaatttatctCCAAATTTGTAATAAAATATCCAAAACTACATAGATAACACCcaaaataatgtaacaaattaagtataatatataatatataaccatagtatcaaattaaaataattataagtttgcgACTCGTGATTCGGTCCAAGTTTACATAACAATTCGTAAGAGTCTGGACAAAAACGAGTCACCTAACGAGTTGACTTGTTTTCGGTGTAaattgactcgactcgtaagagtcaactcgtgactcgtaagagtttaacaGCTATACTCTTATGTGTTAGGCCATTTTAGCTTATTTGCTATCGATCATATCATTGTTATCAAAGTACTGTGTATTATTTTGTAAACagaaattattaaatattatgtttcgatCAACTAACagtttaaggtaaaaaaaaaaaaaaacttgtgaaGTTGTTACTTGTTATAATGCGGATTCACAAACACATGGTTGGGCCAAGTTCCCACAAATATATACAGTTGGGCCAAATATCCACAAATACATTGTTGAGCCAAATTTCAGCTAGTCCATTAATTGTAGTTAAATTCTGCTTTTCTCAAAACGTTCTTTGATTAGTTTAAGTTGAGATTTCACGATTTGATCAATACAATCAAGAAatttatgtaaactttttttttttcagaatcTTTTTTATTACAATAACTTTTTCTCTATCACAAAAATGTGACATGACCTATCTTTTGGAATTTGAACTTGAATCTTTAATTAATCCATAAATACAAACACTTCGATGAGTTTGAAGTAATTTTCAATAACAACATCTATCTTTATATAAGGCGATAATATATCAATTTCTTACAACTATATATCATCGATAGATAGCTATCGTTGGAGACTTAGGAGCATCATAATGGTCCAAGTAAAATTCCCACTACATGTCCAACACGATAATTACGCAAATAACCATATAGATACCAAGAACACTACTCACTTCAAGTCGTCTATATATAGAGAGGCCTTGGTTGGTTTAGGTACCAAAACAGAAAAACAGATGACTATAACAGGAACACTAGTTCAGGAAGTTGATATTAAATGTCATGGCAACTTGCTCCATGATATTTACAAGCACAAACTACACGAGACCGCAATCATATCCCCTGATAAGGTTCGACGTTGTGATTTAGTTACCGGCGAATGGGGTGCTCCTGGATCTGTCATTTCTTGGGACTACATCTATGGTAAACTATATTTTAAATTGtgatgattgtttgattgaaGTTATGTAGGGATATTAACTTATTAAGTTTAGTTTGGGATGTATATAAGGTTACCATTAGATTTTTACCACAGCATCTGCGATATATACCTATATTCCGAAATTCTGGTATGTAGTACTAGCTCGCtattcaagaaaaatatatagaaaatgaaagaaattgttaaattatattatgtaaAACTGACCGTTCtataaatttaacatataatcaatgatgagttgatgtagTGATGTACAGTTTCTTTGGTGACTTAATTATAGGTCCCAAGTTGGAAGCACCATTCagccaactttgagatataggtagttCTACTAAGAGAGTTTGACTCGGGTATAcctaggttcaagtctgagtGGACAAGGTTTACCTCTATCAATTGTCGTGCTTTCGGGCGGATTAATAAGGGGTTTTCCTCCATTGGGTAATTGAAATACATATATCTACTTCGAAGGAGCTCTCTAACATGgatccggttaaaacaacgtatgctagtcatctcgttgtcgaatcgcgacataaaatttcaagcgaaattcacccttaaaaaaacaaacaaattcaaCATATAACCATAAGTTTTACAGGATGTCATCTATAAAGGCCATatttactatataaaaaaaaacgccTAAAATGACTCCAAAGCACCTAGCtccacaaaaacaaaagaaagactCAATCACTCTAATGGACACGAATTCATCTATTGCTCAACGGCTTGATAATAGTGACTTATGAAGAAGTACATGACTGCTAATTAACTACTGTTTTTCTGTAGATGGAAAAGTGAATACTGTAAAAGAGGTCATTGAAGCAGTTGATGATGACAACCACAAAATTGTGTTCAAGGTGATTGAAGGAGAGCTTTTGAAGGTGTATAATGCCTTCATTCTGACTATTCATATCAAAAACAGGGGCCAGAAACAGTTTGTTACCTGGACTCTCGATTTCGAGAAGTTGAATTCAAGCATACCTGATCCAAGTCCGTATCTGGACTTGGTTTGTGCTTTCACCAAAGATATAGATGCTTACATTCTTAAGTTGGCATGATTATATGATAGAAGAAAGGAATGTGATCTAGTGATTGTATACAATAAAATTAAAGGTGCCTAGCTATGATATGAATATTGGCTGCTTTCACCAAAGATATAGATACTTACATCCTTAAGTTGGCATGATTATATgataaaagaaaggaaatgtGATCTAGTGATTGTATACAATAAAAAGCTGCCTATGCTAATGATATTGGCTGCTCCTTGATTAAACTGTATATTCCTATTATTAATTTGCATCATGTCATTGTTGTAATAGTTCTAATATGGGACTTTCTAAATGCTAAATTCAGTCTATAACTTGATATCATACTCTTTCCTTATTGAAAAGTTTGAAATTTTTGTAAAGTAGGCATCTTAGATATCCCGATAGTGAACTCTAATTAATTTTGCTACACACCTCATCAATTTTAAAACTGATTATTCTCCAATGAATGTAAGTAGGAATATTCCTAGAGGTTAACTTTAAGAAAATAGCCATTCTAGTCCTTCATTTTAAGTGAAATAGAGAACTAAGATATTAAGAGGTGTAGTTCGTAGGCTACATCTAAGAGTAGTTAAtatattctcatatatatacaggttgagtattataaaacaagtattaaagttaaaaaaataggacaagatcttaactcttagatcatggttaaattgatgcacgaagatccacgaagcaattgatgcacgatgatattaatgatgcacggtgattttcagtgaatagAAACCTATTattatacttatttattttattttacctaaaacttatatatgtatcataagtattaataaaatatcataaagtAATGGATATAATCGATATAAATGATGCTAATTACTTACTATATTAACGTATAGTACAATTATAAAGTGCATAATTTGCATCTTATAAATCAAACTCATAATAATATTGCGTACAAGGTAACTTAGTCAATCCATTATTGGCAAATGTCTTACAAACGAAatcgaaataataaaaaataatggatGGTTTAATTACGATTACACAGGAACAGAAGTCTCAAATAAGAGTGTAATGTAGTCTTTCAAAGTCAAGTCTGAGAAGGTGAACCCATCATTGAACCTATAGGCCACATATATCACCCGTGAAAGATTAACAATTGGATAAAGCAAGTCCATTGACACTTTAGTTGGCTTTAGACATCCCTCGTTAATGTCTTTCCATGCGTTGTCGATCATTTCCTTGAGTTCTTTGACAGCTACATCTTCGGTCACCCCAAAACTCCTCATATATGCATCTATACCTGTAGCTCTATGTTCTCTTTCACGCTCAAACTGCATGCATTTTGagatatgattattttttatagcATGAAAATCTGAATTTACATGTAAGGTTGTGTTTCTCATGTTGTGagatgataattagttaattagtaCCTCAAAGCTCACAACATCATTATGGAGTCTTGCAATTAGTTCTGAGGCTTCAAGTATTTTTTGATGACTTTCATACCAAGCTAAAGcttcttcatcaacaatttTGCCCATGCCTATCAAACAAGATTTCGCCAGAAGATTGTATGTAGATGTTACCAATCCATTCTCATAGTACTCTTCAAATGGTGGTACAGTTCCACTATGTCTCCACTCGGCTTCTCTAAGATAACTTCTAGCTAGATCCTGAAACTGATTGTTATTAAAGAAGTTTAGTTAGTTAATTATCAAGTCAAAATGATAttagatataaaatttataacaatAATGGACTCGTAAACTTAATTATTAAGGAATCATGCATACTGCTCTTTTTGAAGCATAAACCACATTTTCTCTTCCTTCTTTAGCAAGTTGTTTCTCCCATTCAGCATACTCATTGAGGAGAATTTGATAAAATGGTTTAATATATTCTGGAAGTTGCTCCATAGAGCTAATGTCCCACCTGAAAAtgccattatatatataaggttaaACCCATATGATATATAACTTGCACAtgcaaaattaaaaagatttaacaATGTTATAGGAATATTTGATTACCTGCTTATTGCATCAGTTAGAAGTCGAAGCTCTTGAATagttgcatatgcatcaaacgTGTCGTCTAACACCAACACTAGTTGTGCAATTTTTGTAGTTATAATTCTGGCTTCGACGTAATGAGGCTCCAAAAAAACTGCTAACACCCATAGGTACAATTCTGGCATTTTATCTCTTGTATATGTAGCTATTGTTTGGAACTTCATGTCTTTAgaccatctatatatattattaaacaaGGTTTATTGTTAATTACGTTCTAGTTGAATTCTAAACCTCATGATGataaatgtttttaattaagtaCATTAAAGTTTCTATGGTTTGAAGACAATTGCAACAACTTACTTTGTGAGCATAGACAGTTCCTCTTTTTGCAATAATTGAAAGTAACTAAAATGTGCTTTTGCTAGTTTCGGCAGGGGATCGTATTTTGAACATTCCTCTTC
The sequence above is drawn from the Erigeron canadensis isolate Cc75 chromosome 4, C_canadensis_v1, whole genome shotgun sequence genome and encodes:
- the LOC122595886 gene encoding germacrene A synthase short form-like; its protein translation is MALVDTKTSIVRPIANFPPSLWGDRFLSFDLDNLELNNYVAAMKEPSDEIQRLIVDPDMDPNEKLHLINCVSRLGLSYLFIKDIEFQLEKLFKELNMEQYNEFDLYTTSVNFLVFRQYGYKLSCDVFNKFKDFSTGKFKEHIASDVKGMLCFYECTHLGIRGESILDEALAFTESHLKNVVDTLEGTLAQQVQQGLKFPCQRGLPIVEARLYFSNFEEECSKYDPLPKLAKAHFSYFQLLQKEELSMLTKWSKDMKFQTIATYTRDKMPELYLWVLAVFLEPHYVEARIITTKIAQLVLVLDDTFDAYATIQELRLLTDAISRWDISSMEQLPEYIKPFYQILLNEYAEWEKQLAKEGRENVVYASKRAFQDLARSYLREAEWRHSGTVPPFEEYYENGLVTSTYNLLAKSCLIGMGKIVDEEALAWYESHQKILEASELIARLHNDVVSFEFEREREHRATGIDAYMRSFGVTEDVAVKELKEMIDNAWKDINEGCLKPTKVSMDLLYPIVNLSRVIYVAYRFNDGFTFSDLTLKDYITLLFETSVPV
- the LOC122596331 gene encoding kirola-like, translating into MTITGTLVQEVDIKCHGNLLHDIYKHKLHETAIISPDKVRRCDLVTGEWGAPGSVISWDYIYDGKVNTVKEVIEAVDDDNHKIVFKVIEGELLKVYNAFILTIHIKNRGQKQFVTWTLDFEKLNSSIPDPSPYLDLVCAFTKDIDAYILKLA